One Methylocaldum marinum DNA window includes the following coding sequences:
- a CDS encoding TolC family protein — MNTKLQFSLLLFATSLAACTVGPDYRAPVPAVPDRWQAGEKLGADLLWAKPENWKARWRAFGDYELDRLMDRALARNLDVKIALARIEQARAERGSTRAELFPLVDVTGGVQRQDNPMPGLRPGIRNNLFEIGFDALWEIDLFGRQQRRLEAASAELEAAGDPYAQSLVTLSAELARSYVEYRNSQALLAITRSNLDSMRLTLAQTERLLQEGIGTRHDVVRAKAQAETTEAQIPTLEAGKTAALRQLEALMGRQPGALAAELDGPGPFLKHQGKPCSLRPPIPSAIRLTSAPPSATWLPPRRCRGRLSRSCFRNFPCRRSWDCEIPIS; from the coding sequence TTGAACACCAAGCTCCAATTTTCACTTTTACTATTCGCAACGAGCCTGGCGGCATGCACGGTAGGTCCCGATTATCGGGCGCCTGTTCCGGCCGTTCCGGATCGATGGCAGGCCGGTGAAAAGCTCGGCGCCGATCTGCTATGGGCCAAACCGGAAAATTGGAAGGCACGGTGGCGAGCCTTCGGCGATTACGAACTGGATCGCCTCATGGATCGAGCTTTGGCGCGCAATCTCGACGTGAAAATCGCACTGGCCCGAATCGAACAGGCCCGAGCCGAACGGGGCAGCACCCGCGCAGAACTGTTTCCGTTGGTCGATGTAACGGGGGGCGTGCAGCGTCAAGATAACCCGATGCCCGGCCTGAGGCCGGGCATACGCAACAATCTGTTCGAGATCGGCTTCGATGCCTTGTGGGAAATCGATCTGTTCGGACGCCAGCAAAGGCGCCTCGAGGCGGCTTCGGCGGAACTGGAAGCGGCCGGTGACCCATACGCTCAATCCCTGGTGACCTTGAGCGCCGAACTGGCGCGCAGTTACGTGGAATATCGCAACTCGCAGGCCCTGCTGGCCATCACCCGATCGAACCTGGACAGTATGCGGCTGACCCTGGCGCAGACCGAAAGGCTGCTGCAAGAGGGCATCGGAACCCGCCATGATGTGGTGCGCGCCAAAGCCCAAGCGGAGACCACCGAGGCGCAGATTCCCACCCTGGAAGCCGGCAAGACCGCTGCCCTGCGTCAATTGGAAGCGCTGATGGGCCGGCAGCCCGGGGCTTTGGCGGCCGAGCTGGATGGGCCCGGTCCATTCCTGAAGCACCAGGGCAAGCCATGCTCTCTTCGCCCGCCGATACCATCCGCCATCCGCCTGACCTCCGCGCCGCCGAGCGCTACCTGGCTGCCGCCACGGCGATGCAGGGGGCGGCTATCGCGGAGCTGTTTCCGAAATTTTCCCTGTCGGCGTTCCTGGGATTGCGAAATACCGATATCGTAA
- a CDS encoding transposase: MIGFMSRLIRDPPKKIFLILDNLKVHRSQAVRTGLKARRDRVKVFYLPAYSPELNPDGLLNSDLKGDPPGNRRKRRRS; encoded by the coding sequence CTGATCGGGTTCATGAGCCGCTTGATTCGGGACCCGCCGAAGAAGATTTTCTTGATCCTGGATAACCTGAAGGTACACAGAAGCCAGGCGGTGCGGACCGGGTTAAAGGCCCGGCGAGACCGGGTCAAGGTCTTTTACTTGCCGGCCTATTCGCCCGAGTTGAATCCGGATGGGCTGTTGAACAGCGACTTGAAAGGCGACCCCCCGGGCAACCGGCGAAAACGAAGGCGGAGCTGA
- a CDS encoding winged helix-turn-helix domain-containing protein: MKKHQVKRRSDEALTEARKTAVRMRAEGYTAKAIAAILEVNPNTVYRWDTQAREGGEAALTVQKRGRRKGEKRRLSLVQELAVRETICRQTPDAVGLPFALWTRRAVQLLIAQETTVWLPIRTVGLYLARWGLTPQKPLKKAYEQDPLGR; this comes from the coding sequence ATGAAGAAACATCAAGTGAAACGGCGGAGCGACGAGGCGTTGACCGAGGCCCGGAAAACGGCCGTGCGGATGCGCGCCGAAGGCTACACCGCCAAGGCGATTGCGGCCATTCTGGAGGTCAACCCGAATACCGTATACCGGTGGGACACTCAGGCCCGGGAAGGGGGCGAGGCGGCCCTCACGGTACAAAAACGGGGACGGCGAAAGGGTGAGAAGCGGCGCCTGAGTCTCGTACAAGAACTCGCCGTGCGGGAGACGATTTGCCGCCAAACACCGGATGCGGTCGGCTTGCCGTTTGCCCTATGGACCCGGCGGGCGGTGCAGCTGTTGATCGCCCAAGAGACGACGGTGTGGCTGCCGATTCGGACGGTGGGGTTGTACCTCGCGCGGTGGGGCTTGACGCCCCAAAAACCGCTGAAGAAAGCCTACGAACAAGATCCCCTGGGACGATGA
- a CDS encoding YiiD C-terminal domain-containing protein, translating into MDVMKIPFVAKVGIVRTEQGVLKLPFSASTKNHLDGIHASAQFTLAETSSGEALRLLFPELVGKVVPVLRESQIKFKKPATTAISAFPTVSEDAVSKFREQFEKKRRSSISVAVEIRDCDGAIISVGTFEWFVQAIEPGKAY; encoded by the coding sequence ATGGATGTTATGAAAATACCCTTCGTGGCAAAGGTGGGAATCGTCAGAACAGAACAAGGCGTCCTTAAACTCCCGTTCTCCGCGTCCACGAAAAACCACCTTGACGGCATCCACGCGAGCGCTCAGTTCACTCTCGCCGAAACCTCCAGCGGAGAGGCACTCCGGTTACTCTTCCCAGAACTTGTTGGGAAGGTGGTGCCGGTGTTGAGAGAGTCTCAGATCAAATTCAAGAAACCGGCTACCACGGCTATTTCTGCGTTCCCAACCGTATCTGAGGACGCCGTTTCGAAGTTTCGTGAGCAGTTTGAAAAGAAACGCCGCTCATCCATCTCTGTTGCGGTAGAAATCCGCGATTGCGACGGCGCCATCATATCCGTCGGCACGTTTGAATGGTTCGTGCAAGCCATTGAGCCAGGCAAGGCATACTAA
- the recQ gene encoding DNA helicase RecQ, whose product MPKDPVQVLRSVFGYERFRGQQRAVIDHLTAGGDALVLMPTGGGKSLCYQIPALIRPGTGVVVSPLIALMQDQVETLLQLGVRAAFLNSTLPYDTQRQVEQSFLDGQLDLLYVAPERLLTDRVQALIGRAEVSLFAIDEAHCVSQWGHDFRADYWQLSLLHERFPGIPRIGLTATADERTRNEIVERLGLQDAKVFCSGFDRPNIRYRISPKQDARRQLVHFLRSEHPGDAGIVYCLSRKKVESTAEWLRAEGFSALPYHAGLSTDERQKNQRRFLMEEGVIVVATIAFGMGIDKPNVRFVAHLDLPKSLEAYYQETGRAGRDGLPANAWMVYGLQDVITLRQMVEASEADELHKRVERYKLDSMLGFCELTGCRRQALLRYFGEISDKPCGNCDNCLNPPDTWDGTDAARKALSCVYRTGQRFGAHHIIDVLRGKSNERIQRLGHDRLSTFGIGQELDEKQWLSVFRQIIAQGYLTVDWEAHGALRLTEDCRPVLRGEVSLSLRKDSYKEAASAGRRHIEARFSNPDDDRLWQALRALRRNLAEQQDVPAYVIFQDAVLMEMVQARPGNRTELKRLAGIGERKLQLYGDEFLAVILEHGSRDGSASTASTTADESLALFRLGMNAEQIAYQRGLTITTVYGHLARAIETGAVELGEVVGLSDSEIGEIEAVRQTLPEDQRYALKPLYQALNGKFSYEVLRCIRAHHERHRNSSGQA is encoded by the coding sequence ATGCCGAAAGACCCCGTTCAGGTCTTGCGCAGCGTGTTCGGCTACGAACGCTTTCGTGGCCAGCAGCGCGCCGTCATCGATCATCTGACGGCGGGCGGCGACGCGCTGGTTCTCATGCCGACCGGCGGCGGAAAGTCGCTCTGCTACCAGATTCCGGCCCTGATCCGTCCGGGCACGGGCGTCGTCGTTTCCCCCCTGATCGCCCTGATGCAGGATCAGGTCGAAACCTTGCTTCAGCTCGGCGTTCGCGCCGCGTTTCTGAATTCCACCCTGCCCTACGACACGCAGCGCCAGGTCGAGCAGAGCTTTCTCGACGGCCAGTTGGACCTGCTCTATGTCGCCCCCGAGCGCCTCCTGACCGACCGCGTGCAGGCGCTCATCGGACGAGCCGAGGTCAGTCTTTTCGCGATCGACGAAGCGCATTGCGTGTCGCAATGGGGCCACGATTTCCGCGCGGATTACTGGCAGCTTTCGCTGTTGCACGAACGTTTTCCCGGCATCCCCAGAATCGGCCTGACCGCTACCGCCGACGAAAGGACCCGGAACGAGATCGTCGAGCGCCTGGGGCTACAGGACGCCAAGGTTTTCTGCAGCGGTTTCGACAGACCGAACATACGCTACCGGATTTCGCCCAAGCAGGACGCGCGCCGGCAACTGGTTCACTTTCTCCGAAGCGAACATCCCGGAGACGCCGGAATCGTTTATTGCCTGTCGCGCAAGAAGGTGGAATCGACCGCGGAATGGTTGCGCGCCGAAGGGTTTTCCGCCCTGCCCTACCACGCCGGCCTTTCCACCGATGAACGCCAGAAGAATCAGCGCCGGTTCCTGATGGAGGAAGGCGTCATCGTGGTCGCGACGATCGCTTTCGGCATGGGGATAGACAAACCCAACGTCCGCTTCGTCGCCCACCTCGATTTGCCCAAGAGCCTGGAAGCCTATTACCAGGAAACCGGGCGCGCCGGACGCGACGGCTTGCCGGCCAATGCCTGGATGGTCTACGGTCTGCAGGACGTCATCACCCTGCGGCAGATGGTGGAAGCCTCGGAGGCCGACGAATTGCACAAGCGGGTGGAACGTTACAAGCTCGACTCGATGCTCGGCTTCTGCGAGCTGACCGGTTGCCGCCGGCAGGCCTTGCTCCGCTACTTCGGCGAAATCTCCGACAAACCCTGCGGCAACTGCGACAACTGCCTCAACCCGCCGGACACCTGGGACGGCACCGATGCCGCGCGCAAGGCCCTCTCCTGCGTCTATCGCACCGGCCAGCGTTTCGGTGCCCACCACATTATCGACGTGCTGCGCGGCAAGTCCAACGAGCGAATACAGCGCCTCGGCCATGATCGGCTCAGCACCTTCGGAATCGGCCAGGAACTGGACGAGAAACAGTGGCTTTCGGTGTTTCGCCAAATCATCGCCCAAGGCTATTTGACGGTAGATTGGGAGGCCCACGGGGCGTTGCGCCTGACCGAGGACTGCCGCCCGGTCCTGCGCGGAGAGGTCTCCCTCAGCCTGAGGAAGGACAGCTACAAGGAGGCCGCAAGCGCCGGACGCCGCCACATCGAGGCCCGTTTTTCCAACCCGGACGACGACCGGCTCTGGCAGGCCTTGCGCGCTCTGCGGCGCAACCTGGCCGAGCAGCAGGACGTGCCCGCCTACGTGATTTTTCAGGATGCGGTTCTGATGGAAATGGTCCAGGCGCGTCCCGGAAACCGAACCGAACTAAAAAGGCTGGCGGGTATCGGCGAACGCAAGCTGCAACTTTACGGCGACGAATTTCTGGCCGTCATCCTGGAACACGGAAGCCGCGACGGCTCGGCCTCGACCGCCAGCACGACGGCGGATGAAAGCCTGGCCCTGTTCCGGCTCGGCATGAATGCCGAACAGATCGCCTATCAGCGCGGACTGACGATCACCACCGTATACGGCCATCTGGCCCGAGCCATCGAAACCGGCGCGGTGGAACTCGGCGAAGTGGTGGGGCTGAGCGATTCGGAAATCGGAGAAATTGAAGCGGTTCGGCAAACCCTGCCGGAAGACCAGCGGTACGCCCTCAAGCCGCTGTACCAGGCCTTGAACGGCAAATTCAGCTACGAAGTACTTCGTTGCATCCGCGCCCATCACGAGAGGCATCGGAATTCATCGGGACAGGCCTAG
- a CDS encoding 5-(carboxyamino)imidazole ribonucleotide synthase: MKHILPNAMLGILGGGQLGRMFTMAARAMGYRVTVLDPDADSPAGGLADVHIRAAYDERAALDRLAETCAAVTTEFENVPADSLGYLAQRVRVSPSAESVSIAQDRIAEKRYISGAGLQVAPFLAIEGAGDLDRNLEGHLPGILKLARLGYDGKGQVRVKTAEEAKAAFAELGGKSCVLERQLNLKAEISVIIARSSPTEVACFPVAENQHESGILDVSIVPARVTPAVAAHAQEMALKLAQAMDYIGVLAVEFFVPDDDDLVINEIAPRPHNSGHYTLDACAASQFEQQVRTLCGLPPADTRLLSPVVMVNLLGDIWRDDEPAWDKLLSQPNVKLHLYGKKTARIGRKMGHFNVLADDAETALSQALELKQMLHA, from the coding sequence ATGAAACACATTCTACCGAATGCCATGCTGGGCATCCTGGGGGGAGGCCAATTGGGCCGCATGTTCACCATGGCGGCAAGAGCCATGGGCTACCGCGTAACCGTGCTCGATCCGGATGCCGACAGTCCCGCCGGCGGACTGGCCGACGTACATATCCGGGCGGCCTACGACGAGCGCGCGGCACTCGACCGGCTGGCGGAAACCTGCGCGGCGGTCACCACCGAATTCGAGAACGTTCCCGCCGACAGCCTCGGCTACCTGGCGCAGCGCGTGCGGGTCAGTCCTTCGGCCGAATCCGTTTCGATCGCCCAGGACAGGATCGCGGAAAAGCGCTACATTTCCGGTGCCGGGCTTCAGGTGGCACCCTTTCTCGCGATCGAGGGTGCCGGCGATCTCGATCGGAACCTCGAAGGCCATTTGCCCGGAATCCTCAAACTGGCGCGGCTCGGATACGACGGCAAGGGACAGGTCCGGGTGAAAACCGCCGAGGAAGCGAAAGCCGCTTTCGCCGAACTGGGCGGAAAGTCCTGCGTACTGGAGCGGCAGCTGAACCTCAAGGCGGAAATTTCGGTCATCATCGCCCGTTCTTCGCCGACCGAAGTCGCGTGTTTCCCGGTGGCGGAAAACCAGCACGAATCGGGAATTCTCGACGTCAGCATCGTTCCCGCCCGGGTGACGCCGGCGGTGGCGGCGCATGCGCAGGAGATGGCGCTCAAGCTCGCTCAAGCCATGGACTATATCGGCGTATTGGCGGTGGAGTTCTTCGTCCCGGACGACGACGATCTGGTCATCAACGAAATCGCGCCGCGTCCCCACAACAGCGGCCACTACACCCTGGATGCCTGCGCCGCCAGCCAGTTCGAGCAGCAGGTCCGTACCTTGTGCGGACTGCCGCCCGCGGATACCCGCTTGCTGAGCCCGGTGGTGATGGTCAATCTTCTGGGCGATATCTGGCGCGACGACGAACCCGCCTGGGACAAGCTCCTCAGTCAGCCTAACGTGAAACTCCATCTCTACGGCAAAAAGACCGCCCGCATCGGCCGCAAGATGGGCCATTTCAACGTGCTGGCGGACGATGCGGAAACCGCCCTGTCGCAGGCGCTGGAACTGAAACAGATGCTCCACGCCTAG
- the purE gene encoding 5-(carboxyamino)imidazole ribonucleotide mutase, with protein MVHVGIVMGSNSDWEIMQHAARQLKDFNVPFETKVVSAHRTPDLLFQYAETAADRGLKCIIAGAGGAAHLPGMMAAKTALPVLGVPVPTKYLKGRDSLYSIVQMPKGVPVATFAIGEAGAVNAALFAVALLAVHDPDLAAKLQAFRVRQTESVLALTLPEIQ; from the coding sequence ATGGTTCACGTCGGCATCGTCATGGGCAGCAATAGCGATTGGGAAATCATGCAGCACGCCGCCCGTCAGTTGAAAGATTTCAATGTCCCGTTCGAAACGAAAGTGGTCTCCGCTCACCGGACACCTGACTTATTGTTCCAGTACGCCGAAACGGCGGCCGACCGCGGCCTCAAATGTATCATCGCCGGCGCCGGCGGTGCAGCGCACCTGCCCGGAATGATGGCGGCGAAAACCGCCTTGCCCGTGCTCGGCGTTCCGGTGCCCACGAAATACCTGAAAGGCCGGGATTCCCTGTACTCCATCGTGCAAATGCCGAAAGGCGTTCCGGTCGCCACCTTCGCCATAGGTGAAGCGGGTGCGGTGAATGCCGCTCTGTTCGCGGTCGCACTGCTCGCCGTGCATGACCCTGACCTGGCCGCCAAGCTTCAGGCCTTCCGTGTTCGACAGACCGAATCGGTGCTGGCGCTGACGCTGCCGGAGATCCAGTGA
- the ubiG gene encoding bifunctional 2-polyprenyl-6-hydroxyphenol methylase/3-demethylubiquinol 3-O-methyltransferase UbiG: MSAKTTIDPAEAARFGRLADTWWNPEGPFWPLHRLNRLRAGYIADHLAARFGLSGHSAAPLGGLRLLDIGCGGGLLSEAMARLGAEVHGVDMVEKNIRIAQRHAEAHGLAVRYTCGTAEDLAARGETYDAVLNLEVVEHVADLPLFMSACGRLVRPGGLTVIGTINRTLTSFLAAIVGAEYLLRWLPVGTHRWRKFPRPQTLEELLQESNMRVIDRTGVKVNPFTRKFRLSRDMSVNYMLVAEKSG, encoded by the coding sequence TTGAGCGCGAAAACCACAATCGATCCTGCCGAAGCCGCGCGTTTCGGACGCCTGGCCGATACCTGGTGGAACCCGGAGGGCCCATTCTGGCCTTTGCACCGTCTCAACCGGCTACGGGCCGGCTATATCGCCGACCATCTGGCGGCCCGCTTCGGCCTGTCCGGGCACTCGGCCGCGCCGCTGGGCGGGCTTCGCCTGTTGGACATCGGGTGCGGCGGCGGTTTGCTGAGCGAAGCCATGGCGCGCCTCGGCGCCGAGGTCCACGGTGTCGACATGGTCGAAAAGAATATCCGCATCGCGCAGCGCCATGCGGAAGCGCACGGCTTGGCCGTCCGCTACACCTGCGGCACCGCCGAGGACTTGGCGGCGCGGGGAGAAACCTACGACGCCGTCCTCAACCTGGAAGTCGTCGAGCACGTGGCCGATTTGCCATTGTTCATGAGCGCCTGCGGCCGGCTGGTGCGGCCCGGAGGTCTTACCGTCATCGGCACGATCAACCGTACCTTGACATCCTTTCTCGCCGCGATTGTCGGCGCCGAATACCTGCTGCGCTGGCTTCCCGTGGGAACCCATCGCTGGCGCAAGTTTCCGAGACCGCAAACATTGGAAGAGCTGTTGCAGGAAAGCAATATGCGTGTCATCGATCGCACCGGCGTCAAGGTCAATCCTTTCACCCGAAAATTTCGGCTCAGCCGGGATATGAGCGTCAATTACATGCTGGTTGCCGAAAAATCCGGCTGA
- a CDS encoding SRPBCC family protein, protein MKVYRLNRRQQLPIGLREAWPFFSTPNNLQSITPHFLKFRITSNVPDEIHSGLIITYRIAAVAGIPMTWVTEIKHVEPPFRFVDEQRIGPFRFWYHEHRFRETEGGIEMEDTVHYVMPLGWVGRFVHAVFIRARLEAIFDFRRDYLDRLWRSREQPAAVSGPHQPDFSATSM, encoded by the coding sequence ATGAAAGTCTACCGCCTGAACCGCAGACAGCAGCTTCCCATCGGCCTGCGGGAAGCCTGGCCGTTCTTTTCCACGCCCAACAATCTCCAAAGCATCACGCCGCACTTTCTCAAGTTTCGGATTACTTCGAACGTCCCCGACGAAATCCATTCCGGCCTCATCATCACCTATCGCATAGCGGCGGTCGCCGGTATTCCCATGACCTGGGTAACGGAGATCAAGCATGTCGAGCCTCCGTTTCGATTCGTCGACGAGCAGCGCATCGGGCCTTTCCGATTCTGGTATCACGAGCACCGTTTCCGGGAGACCGAAGGCGGTATCGAAATGGAGGACACGGTTCACTATGTCATGCCGCTCGGCTGGGTCGGGCGTTTCGTGCATGCCGTCTTCATCCGCGCGCGCCTGGAGGCGATTTTCGATTTCCGGCGAGACTATCTGGACCGGCTCTGGCGCTCGCGGGAGCAGCCCGCCGCCGTGTCCGGCCCCCATCAGCCGGATTTTTCGGCAACCAGCATGTAA
- a CDS encoding cupredoxin domain-containing protein yields MKPRTIYPAAILALIVSAVTAQAETPEHPDSPDQHHPEIHSGHEISAAGRPGKPEEVTQTVEIKTLDSMKYEPSSLTINRGETLRLIVTNVGRLQHEAIIGNAKEQEAHGAEMGAGHDMPHDGPNSVTVEPGDTKELIWRFDRPGRFEIGCHVPGHYQAGMAAEVTVR; encoded by the coding sequence GTGAAGCCACGTACGATCTATCCCGCCGCCATCCTCGCCCTGATCGTCTCCGCCGTCACGGCGCAGGCAGAAACTCCGGAACACCCGGACTCACCGGATCAACATCATCCCGAAATTCATTCCGGACATGAAATATCCGCCGCCGGGCGGCCCGGCAAGCCCGAGGAAGTCACGCAAACGGTCGAAATCAAAACCCTGGACAGCATGAAATACGAACCTTCGTCCCTCACGATCAATCGCGGAGAAACCTTGCGCCTGATCGTTACCAATGTCGGCCGGTTGCAGCACGAGGCGATCATCGGCAACGCGAAGGAACAGGAAGCTCACGGCGCGGAGATGGGCGCCGGTCACGATATGCCCCATGACGGTCCGAATTCGGTCACCGTGGAACCCGGCGACACCAAGGAACTGATCTGGCGGTTCGATCGGCCCGGACGCTTCGAGATCGGCTGTCATGTTCCGGGACATTACCAGGCAGGAATGGCCGCGGAAGTGACCGTACGCTAA
- a CDS encoding WbuC family cupin fold metalloprotein, translating into MDVLTTISDRQLIRLMGEAAASPRLRKNLNIHRVPEDPIQRLFNAMEPGTYVRPHRHARPTGWELMLAVRGAFSIITFDDRGTVQERIDLSAAGGDMAAEIPAYTWHAVVVLAPETVMFEVKPGPYSPVEDKDFAAWAPEEGDPDTERVVAWYETARPGDRLWPEKSADAR; encoded by the coding sequence ATGGACGTTTTGACGACGATCAGCGATAGACAACTCATCCGCTTGATGGGCGAGGCCGCGGCTTCTCCCAGACTTCGGAAAAACCTGAATATTCACCGCGTACCGGAAGATCCGATCCAGCGCCTGTTCAATGCCATGGAACCCGGTACTTATGTCCGCCCTCACCGGCATGCGCGCCCGACCGGATGGGAGCTGATGCTGGCGGTCCGCGGCGCATTTTCCATCATTACCTTCGACGACAGGGGAACCGTGCAGGAGCGGATCGACCTCAGCGCGGCGGGCGGCGACATGGCGGCCGAAATTCCGGCGTACACCTGGCATGCGGTCGTCGTTCTCGCGCCCGAAACGGTCATGTTCGAAGTCAAACCGGGGCCCTACAGCCCGGTCGAGGACAAGGATTTCGCCGCCTGGGCGCCGGAGGAAGGCGATCCGGACACGGAAAGGGTCGTGGCCTGGTACGAAACCGCCCGGCCGGGCGACCGGCTATGGCCGGAAAAATCAGCCGACGCGCGTTGA
- a CDS encoding M90 family metallopeptidase, protein MMMSPFGLFRKHRRRKLLQRGLIAESLWSSLLADLPILRFLREDERERLRRLSTLFVREKIFEPAGGMILDDAIRTRIAALACLPILNLDFDCYETWRTVVVYPGGFVRRRSEFDDIGIMHEWEEALTGESWERGPVIVSWTDVQNSGHCNGYNVVIHEMAHKLDMLNGAADGFPDLPPGMKRKRWTDVFTAAFEDFNARLNREEETALDPYAAEAPGEFFAVLSECFFEIPDLVRMEYPGVYDLLAQFYRQDPAARFRPFIPNNKNQARDPESLRDSRFPGDHAPREALADAARGDDHGRFDDDQR, encoded by the coding sequence ATGATGATGTCCCCGTTCGGCCTGTTCCGCAAGCACCGGCGCCGCAAGCTTCTGCAACGCGGACTGATAGCCGAATCGCTCTGGTCCTCCTTGCTCGCGGACCTGCCGATCCTCCGGTTTCTCAGGGAAGACGAGCGCGAGCGTCTGCGCCGATTGTCCACCCTGTTCGTGCGCGAAAAGATCTTCGAGCCGGCCGGCGGGATGATTCTGGATGATGCGATACGCACCCGCATTGCCGCGCTGGCCTGTCTCCCTATCCTGAACCTCGATTTCGACTGCTACGAAACCTGGCGGACCGTGGTGGTTTATCCGGGCGGATTCGTGCGCCGGCGGTCGGAATTCGACGACATCGGCATCATGCACGAATGGGAGGAAGCCCTGACGGGTGAATCCTGGGAGCGCGGACCGGTCATAGTGTCGTGGACGGATGTGCAAAATTCCGGGCATTGCAATGGCTATAACGTCGTCATCCACGAAATGGCCCATAAGCTGGACATGCTCAACGGCGCTGCCGACGGGTTTCCGGACTTGCCTCCGGGCATGAAACGGAAGCGCTGGACCGATGTGTTCACCGCCGCCTTCGAAGATTTCAACGCCCGCCTGAACCGGGAGGAGGAAACCGCTCTGGACCCCTATGCGGCCGAGGCGCCGGGCGAATTTTTCGCAGTGCTCAGCGAATGTTTTTTCGAAATTCCGGACTTGGTACGCATGGAATATCCGGGTGTTTACGACCTCCTCGCCCAGTTCTATCGACAAGATCCGGCCGCACGGTTTCGGCCATTCATACCGAACAACAAAAATCAGGCCCGAGACCCGGAATCGCTTCGCGACAGCCGATTTCCCGGAGACCATGCGCCACGCGAGGCGCTGGCCGATGCCGCAAGAGGAGACGACCATGGACGTTTTGACGACGATCAGCGATAG
- a CDS encoding isoaspartyl peptidase/L-asparaginase — protein sequence MEKRCTDNARPPVLLIHGGAGSAESDAELNRKRHDFISDLAESMWSELARGLAAVDAATETVKRLEASGLFNAGYGSALQSDGLARLSASLMDGERMKFSGVMLATHLIHPIELARALQNRTESVLGPLGAQLLARELGMAPQSPVSPARARRWFEYLEGRNAPSSGTGTVGAVVLDSRGGLAAATSTGGGRFNFPERVSDSATVAGNYASAHAAVSCTGIGEQIVDDGVAVRLETRVRDGRSLVEAADAIYREALERNREYGWIAVDRSGAWSMYWTTETMLCAAISADRPSPVPGGV from the coding sequence ATGGAAAAACGCTGCACCGACAACGCTCGTCCGCCGGTTCTCCTGATTCACGGCGGTGCCGGTTCCGCCGAATCCGATGCCGAATTGAACCGGAAACGGCACGATTTCATCTCCGACCTGGCGGAATCGATGTGGAGCGAGCTCGCCCGGGGGCTGGCCGCGGTCGATGCCGCGACCGAGACCGTCAAGCGCCTGGAGGCATCCGGCCTATTCAATGCCGGTTACGGCTCGGCCTTGCAAAGCGACGGACTGGCCCGGCTTTCGGCTTCGTTGATGGACGGCGAGCGAATGAAATTCTCCGGCGTCATGCTGGCGACTCATCTGATCCACCCCATCGAACTGGCCAGAGCCCTGCAGAACCGAACCGAATCCGTGCTCGGTCCCCTGGGAGCACAGCTTCTGGCGCGAGAATTGGGCATGGCGCCGCAGAGCCCCGTGTCCCCGGCCCGGGCACGGCGCTGGTTCGAATATTTGGAAGGACGGAATGCGCCATCGAGCGGAACCGGAACGGTAGGCGCCGTCGTCCTGGATAGCCGGGGCGGTCTGGCCGCCGCCACCTCCACCGGCGGCGGCCGATTCAACTTCCCCGAACGGGTGTCCGATTCGGCAACGGTCGCGGGCAATTATGCCTCCGCCCATGCCGCCGTCAGTTGCACCGGTATCGGCGAGCAAATCGTCGACGATGGCGTCGCGGTGCGTCTCGAAACCCGCGTGCGGGACGGCCGCAGCCTGGTGGAAGCTGCAGACGCAATTTATCGCGAAGCGCTCGAGCGGAACCGCGAATACGGCTGGATCGCCGTCGACCGCAGCGGTGCGTGGAGCATGTACTGGACTACCGAAACCATGCTCTGCGCCGCGATCAGCGCGGACCGCCCGAGTCCCGTGCCGGGAGGGGTATGA